One Falco biarmicus isolate bFalBia1 chromosome 13, bFalBia1.pri, whole genome shotgun sequence genomic region harbors:
- the CHRND gene encoding acetylcholine receptor subunit delta: MGDLPARLALLGALVLSGGLCVNQEERLIHYLFEENGYNKEVRPVVSTDQVVDVYLALTLSNLISLKEVDEMLTTNLWLEHGWTDYRLQWNKSEFGDIEVLRLPADMLWLPEIVLENNNDGLFEIAYYCNVLIYDTGYVYWLPPAIFRSACPINVDFFPFDWQNCTLKFSSLAYNALEISMHLKTENDPKTGRDYAVEWIIIDPEGFTENGEWEIIHRPARKNIHPDNPPESSEHQDITFYLIIKRKPLFYVINIVTPCILIAFMAILVFYLPADSGEKMTLVISVLLAQSVFLLLISQRLPATSHAIPLIGKYLLFIMLLVTAVVVICVVVLNFHFRTPSTHIMSDWVKEVFLETLPHLLGMSQPAESPAGTPCIRRCSSAGYIAKAEEYFSVKSRSELMFEKQSERHGLVSRITPARLAPPGTDAGEEQLYEHIKPVIDNANFIVKYMREKNSYNEEKDNWNHVARTLDRLCLFLITPMLVVGTLWIFLMGIYNHPPPLPFAGDPYDYREENKRFI; this comes from the exons ATGGGGGACCTGCCAGCACGGCTGGCCCTGCTCGGGGCACTGGTGCTGTCGG gcgGGCTCTGTGTGAACCAGGAGGAGCGGCTCATCCACTACCTCTTCGAGGAGAATGGCTACAACAAGGAGGTGCGCCCCGTTGTCTCCACTGACCAGGTTGTGGACGTCTACCTGGCCCTCACCCTCTCCAACCTCATCTCTCTG AAAGAAGTGGACGAGATGCTCACCACCAACTTATGGCTCGAGCAC ggctggacTGATTACCGCCTGCAGTGGAACAAGTCTGAGTTTGGGGACATCGAGGTGCTCCGCCTGCCAGCAGACATGTTGTGGCTGCCTGAGATAGTTCTAGAGAACAA CAATGATGGGCTCTTCGAGATTGCCTACTACTGCAACGTCCTCATCTACGACACAGGCTACGTTTACTGGCTGCCACCTGCCATCTTCCGCAGCGCCTGTCCCATCAATGTTGACTTCTTCCCCTTTGACTGGCAGAACTGCACCCTCAAATTCAG CTCGCTGGCGTACAATGCCCTGGAGATCAGCATGCActtgaagacagaaaatgacCCGAAGACGGGCAGGGATTACGCAGTGGAGTGGATCATCATCGATCCCGAAGGCTTCACAG AGAATGGGGAATGGGAAATCATCCACCGCCCGGCCCGCAAGAACATCCACCCTGACAACCCTCCGGAGAGCAGCGAACACCAGGATATCACCTTCTACCTCATCATCAAGCGCAAGCCGCTTTTCTATGTCATCAACATCGTCACGCCCTGCATCCTCATTGCCTTCATGGCCATCCTCGTCTTCTACCTGCCTGCTGACA GTGGTGAGAAGATGACCCTGGTGATCTCAGTGCTCCTGGCCCAGTCTGTCTTCCTCCTGCTCATCTCCCAGCGCCTGCCCGCCACCTCCCACGCCATCCCTCTCATCGGCAA GTATCTGCTTTTTATCATGCTTCTGGTGACAGCTGTGGTGGTGATCTGCGTTGTGGTCCTCAACTTCCATTTCCGCACCCCTAGCACCCACATCATGTCTGACTGGGTCAAAGAG GTCTTCCTGGAGACCCTGCCCCACCTGCTGGGCATGTCACAGCCGGCCGAGAGCCCAGCGGGCACCCCGTGCATCAGGCGTTGCAGCTCAGCCGGCTACATCGCCAAGGCAGAGGAGTACTTCAGCGTCAAGTCCCGCAGCGAGCTCATGTTTGAGAAGCAGTCGGAGCGGCATGGGCTGGTCAGCCGCATCACCCCTGCCC GTTTGGCACCACCAGGCACAGACGCAGGCGAGGAGCAGCTCTACGAGCACATAAAACCTGTCATTGACAATGCCAACTTCATCGTCAAGTACATGCGGGAGAAAAACAGCTATAATGAG GAGAAGGACAACTGGAACCATGTGGCCCGGACTCTGGACCGCCTCTGCCTCTTCCTTATCACCCCCATGCTGGTGGTGGGCACCCTCTGGATCTTCCTCATGGGCATCTACAAccacccaccaccactgccCTTCGCTGGAGATCCCTATGACTACCGGGAGGAGAACAAGCGCTTCATCTAg
- the CHRNG gene encoding LOW QUALITY PROTEIN: acetylcholine receptor subunit gamma (The sequence of the model RefSeq protein was modified relative to this genomic sequence to represent the inferred CDS: deleted 1 base in 1 codon), whose amino-acid sequence MDPIPTLRAQNARGASQQSGTILPAGGWVGAWGWSPVPPQPLRLLGTADGSRGQLFHPTRRQAQDTTAQAAEWSPSPRPHGTAMRCHSLLLTLCALAGVGCRNQEEKLLQDLMNNYNRQLRPALHGDQIIDVTLKLTLTNLISLNEREETLTTNVWIEMQWSDYRLRWDPEKYDNIQTLRVPSTMVWLPDIVLENNIDGTFEITLYTNVLVYPDGSIYWLPPAIYRSVCSIHVTYFPFDWQNCTMVFQSQTYSANEINLLLTVEEGQTVEWIFIDPEAFTENGEWAIKHRPARKIINSEQFTPDDIQYQQVIFYLIIQRKPLFYIINIIVPCVLISAMAVLVYFLPAKAGGQKCTVSINVLLAQTVFLFLIAQKVPETSQAVPLIGKYLTFLMVVTVAIVVNAVIVLNISLRTPNTHSMSQRVRQVCLHLLPRYLGMHMPEETAGPPQAARRRSSLGLMVKADEYMLWKARTELLFEKQKERDGLMKTVLEKIERGLDSGSAQDFCQSLEETGPEIRACVDACNYIANATREQNDFSSESEEWILVGRVIDRVCFFIMASLFVCGTIGIFLMAHFNQAPALPFPGDPKQYLPQ is encoded by the exons ATGG ACCCAATCCCTACCCTGCGGGCACAAAATGCCAGAGGAGCTTCCCAGCAAAGTGGCACCATCCTGCCagcgggggggtgggtgggtgcgtGGGGGTGGTCACCcgtccctccccagcccctgagGCTGTTGGGAACAGCTGACGGTAGCAGGGGACAGCTGTTCCACCCCACCAGGCGCCAGGCCCAGGACACCACCGCACAGGCAGCCGAGTGGAGCCCCAGCCCCCGT CCCCACGGCACCGCCATGCGCTGCCACAgcctcctcctcaccctctgTGCCCTGGCAG GTGTGGGCTGCAGGAACCAGGAGGAGAAGCTGCTCCAGGACCTCATGAACAACTACAACCGGCAACTGCGTCCAGCCCTGCATGGGGACCAGATCATTGATGTCACCCTAAAGCTCACCCTCACCAACCTCATCTCCCTG AACGAGCGGGAGGAGACCCTCACCACCAATGTCTGGATCGAGATG caatGGTCTGATTATCGCCTGCGGTGGGACCCCGAGAAATATGACAACATCCAGACGCTGCGCGTGCCCTCCACCATGGTCTGGCTGCCTGACATTGTCCTGGAGAACAA CATCGACGGGACGTTCGAAATCACCCTCTACACCAATGTGCTGGTGTATCCCGATGGCAGCATCTACTGGCTGCCCCCTGCCATCTACCGCAGCGTGTGCTCCATCCACGTCACCTATTTTCCCTTCGACTGGCAGAACTGCACCATGGTTTTCCA GTCCCAGACATACAGCGCCAATGAAATCAACCTGCTGCTGACAGTGGAGGAAGGCCAGACCGTGGAGTGGATCTTCATCGACCCGGAGGCTTTCACAG AGAATGGCGAATGGGCTATCAAGCACCGCCCGGCTCGGAAGATCATCAATTCGGAGCAGTTCACCCCAGATGACATCCAGTACCAGCAGGTCATCTTCTACCTCATCATCCAGCGCAAGCCGCTTTTCTACATCATCAACATCATTGTGCCCTGTGTCCTCATCTCCGCCATGGCCGTGCTGGTCTACTTTCTGCCTGCCAAAG CGGGTGGGCAGAAATGCACTGTCTCCATCAACGTCCTCCTGGCCCAGACCgtcttcctcttcctcattGCCCAGAAGGTGCCCGAGACCTCCCAGGCTGTGCCTCTCATTGGGAA GTACTTGACCTTCCTCATGGTGGTGACGGTAGCGATTGTGGTGAATGCTGTCATAGTCCTCAACATCTCACTGAGGACACCCAACACTCACTCCATGTCCCAGAGAGTGCGCCAG GTGTGCCTGCACCTCCTGCCCCGCTACCTGGGCATGCACATGCCAGAGGAGACAGCGGGGCCACCGCAAGCTGCCCGGAGACGCAGCTCCCTGGGGCTCATGGTGAAAGCTGATGAGTACATGCTCTGGAAAGCCCGGACCGAGCTGCTCtttgagaagcagaaagagagagatgggCTGATGAAAACGGTGTTGGAGAAGATTG aacGTGGCCTGGACAGCGGCAGTGCCCAGGACTTCTGCCAGAGCTTGGAGGAGACAGGCCCCGAGATCCGCGCCTGCGTGGACGCCTGCAACTACATTGCCAATGCCACACGGGAGCAGAATGATTTCAGCAGC GAGAGCGAAGAGTGGATCCTGGTGGGACGGGTGATCGATCGTGTCTGCTTCTTCATCATGGCCTCCCTCTTTGTGTGCGGCACCATTGGCATCTTCCTCATGGCTCACTTCAACCAGgcacctgccctgcccttccccgggGACCCCAAGCAGTACCTGCCGCAGTGA